From a region of the Actinopolymorpha singaporensis genome:
- a CDS encoding TIGR03936 family radical SAM-associated protein, whose protein sequence is MSRTPKPPDRNTPPTVQRLRFRYAKRGRLRFTSHRDFQRALERAVRRAGVPIAYSAGFSPHPKISYAGAAPTGAASEAEYAELGVAVRCDPQALRVGLDSALPDGLDVLEVVEAGPGALADRLQASFWEIACPVDAAGDLDMAVEAFLARDVVEVERLTKNGPRVFDIRDAVRRLELTRPEPAAGAPSGGTTDLSSPCAILQVVVRHGTPAVRPDDVLAGLRLASGLELPPPHRMTRRSQGPWDEESGTVGDPLAPDRDASVTS, encoded by the coding sequence ATGAGCCGGACACCGAAGCCACCCGACCGCAACACCCCGCCGACCGTGCAGCGGTTGCGTTTCCGGTACGCCAAGCGGGGGCGGCTGCGCTTTACCAGCCACCGCGACTTCCAGCGGGCGCTGGAGCGCGCCGTCCGCCGGGCCGGCGTACCCATCGCGTACTCCGCCGGCTTCAGTCCGCACCCGAAGATCTCCTACGCGGGCGCGGCGCCGACCGGGGCCGCCAGTGAGGCGGAGTACGCCGAACTCGGTGTCGCGGTCCGTTGCGACCCGCAGGCGCTGCGTGTCGGCCTGGACTCCGCGCTGCCCGACGGGCTGGACGTGCTGGAAGTCGTGGAGGCGGGCCCGGGTGCGCTGGCGGACCGCCTGCAGGCCTCGTTCTGGGAGATCGCCTGCCCGGTGGACGCGGCCGGCGACCTGGACATGGCGGTCGAGGCGTTCCTCGCCCGCGACGTGGTGGAGGTGGAACGCCTCACCAAGAACGGACCTCGCGTATTCGACATTCGGGACGCCGTCCGGCGACTGGAACTGACCCGGCCGGAACCGGCCGCGGGCGCACCGTCCGGCGGAACGACCGACCTCTCGAGTCCTTGTGCGATACTGCAGGTGGTCGTGCGGCACGGAACGCCCGCCGTGCGACCCGACGACGTCCTCGCTGGGCTCCGCCTGGCGTCTGGGCTCGAGCTTCCGCCACCACATCGCATGACCCGGCGGAGCCAGGGCCCGTGGGACGAGGAGTCCGGCACCGTGGGCGACCCGCTGGCCCCCGACCGCGACGCTTCCGTCACCTCGTGA
- a CDS encoding TIGR03960 family B12-binding radical SAM protein yields MAVESLFPRLEPLLPAVQKPIQYVGGELNSTVKDWDSVQVRWALMYPDAYEVGLPNQGVQILYEVLNERDWILAERTYSVWPDMEKVMRDNAIPQFTVDGHRPVGAFDVLGVSFATELGYTNLLTALDLADIPLEARERTDEHPIVLAGGHSAFNPEPIADFLDAAVLGDGEEVVLAISEVVREWKAEGGPGGRDELLFRLAASGGVYVPKFYDVDYLPDGRIKRVAPNRSGVPSHVVKHTLMDLDKWPYPKQPLVPLAETVHERFSVEIFRGCTRGCRFCQAGMITRPVRERNISTIGEMVQKGVEASGFEEVGLLSLSSADHSEIGDVAKGLADRYEGSNVSLSLPSTRVDAFNVTLANELSRNGRRSGLTFAPEGGSERMRKVINKMVSEDDLIRTVATAYANGWRQVKLYFMCGLPTETDEDVLAIADLAQRVIATGREVSGRNDIRCTVSIGGFVPKPHTPFQWAAQESWENVDARLSKLRAAIRGDRKYGKAIGLRYHDGQPSVVEGLLSRGDRRVGRVIRAVWADGGRFDGWSEHFSYDRWVKACEEALAGEPVDLDWYTTRERGETEVLPWDHLDAGLDREWLWEDWQDSLDEVEVEDCRWTPCFDCGVCPQMGTEIQVGPTGQKMLPIVGVSQARQADLLAPAGSRDSG; encoded by the coding sequence ATGGCCGTGGAGTCGCTGTTCCCCCGGCTGGAGCCCCTGCTACCGGCGGTACAGAAGCCGATCCAGTACGTCGGCGGTGAGCTCAACTCGACCGTCAAGGACTGGGACTCCGTCCAGGTCCGGTGGGCGCTGATGTATCCCGACGCCTACGAGGTGGGGCTGCCCAACCAGGGCGTGCAGATCCTCTACGAGGTGCTCAACGAGCGCGACTGGATCCTGGCCGAGCGCACGTACTCCGTGTGGCCGGACATGGAGAAGGTGATGCGCGACAACGCCATCCCGCAGTTCACCGTCGACGGGCACCGCCCGGTCGGCGCGTTCGACGTCCTCGGTGTGTCGTTCGCCACCGAACTCGGCTACACCAACCTGCTCACCGCGCTCGACCTGGCCGACATCCCGCTGGAGGCCCGCGAGCGCACCGACGAGCATCCGATCGTGCTGGCCGGCGGCCACTCCGCGTTCAACCCCGAGCCGATCGCCGACTTCCTCGACGCCGCCGTCCTCGGTGACGGCGAGGAGGTCGTCCTCGCGATCAGCGAGGTCGTCCGGGAATGGAAGGCCGAGGGCGGCCCGGGCGGGCGGGACGAACTGCTGTTCCGGCTGGCCGCCTCCGGTGGGGTCTACGTACCGAAGTTCTACGACGTCGACTACCTCCCCGACGGCCGGATCAAGCGGGTGGCCCCCAACCGCAGCGGGGTTCCGTCGCACGTCGTCAAGCACACGTTGATGGACCTCGACAAGTGGCCCTACCCGAAGCAGCCGCTGGTCCCGCTGGCGGAGACCGTGCACGAGCGCTTCTCGGTGGAGATCTTCCGCGGCTGCACCCGCGGTTGCCGGTTCTGCCAGGCGGGGATGATCACCCGGCCGGTACGCGAGCGCAACATCTCCACCATCGGCGAGATGGTGCAGAAGGGCGTGGAGGCGTCCGGTTTCGAGGAGGTCGGGCTGCTGTCGCTGTCCAGCGCCGACCACTCCGAGATCGGTGACGTGGCGAAGGGACTCGCCGACCGGTACGAGGGGAGCAACGTCTCCTTGTCACTGCCGTCGACGCGGGTCGACGCGTTCAACGTCACGCTGGCGAACGAGCTTTCCCGCAACGGCCGCAGGTCCGGGTTGACGTTCGCGCCCGAGGGCGGCAGCGAGCGGATGCGCAAGGTCATCAACAAGATGGTCAGCGAGGACGACCTCATCCGCACCGTCGCCACCGCGTACGCCAACGGCTGGCGGCAGGTGAAGCTGTACTTCATGTGCGGGTTGCCGACCGAGACCGACGAGGACGTACTCGCCATCGCCGACCTCGCCCAGCGGGTGATCGCCACCGGGCGCGAGGTGTCCGGTCGCAACGACATCCGGTGCACGGTGTCCATCGGCGGGTTCGTGCCCAAGCCGCACACGCCGTTCCAGTGGGCGGCCCAGGAGTCCTGGGAGAACGTCGACGCCCGGCTGTCCAAGCTGCGGGCCGCGATCCGGGGAGACCGGAAGTACGGCAAGGCGATCGGGCTGCGTTACCACGACGGCCAGCCCTCGGTGGTCGAGGGACTGCTGTCCCGCGGTGACCGCCGGGTGGGCCGGGTGATCCGGGCGGTGTGGGCCGACGGCGGCCGGTTCGACGGCTGGAGCGAGCACTTCTCCTACGACCGGTGGGTGAAGGCGTGCGAGGAGGCGCTGGCCGGCGAGCCCGTCGACCTCGACTGGTACACCACCCGCGAACGCGGCGAGACCGAGGTGCTCCCGTGGGACCACCTCGACGCCGGCCTGGACCGCGAGTGGCTGTGGGAGGACTGGCAGGACTCGCTGGACGAGGTGGAGGTCGAGGACTGCCGCTGGACGCCGTGCTTCGACTGCGGCGTCTGCCCGCAGATGGGTACGGAGATCCAGGTCGGTCCGACGGGGCAGAAGATGCTGCCCATCGTGGGTGTCTCGCAGGCCCGGCAGGCCGACCTGCTCGCCCCCGCCGGCAGCCGCGACTCAGGCTGA
- a CDS encoding DUF1707 SHOCT-like domain-containing protein, with the protein MSDQQPEPHPSEPAGPAHPVAGGADILASDAEREAVVSRLNAACGEGRLTLEEFSDRLERSYTARTRGELEPLLRDLPSAGTEEATDPAVRRAAGRGRTDWHVTPLGGLRRGGRWRMRDHLVSVTLIGGVDLDLREAQLDAPEVILTSVSVIGGVSLTVPPGVSVVTEGFSLLGGRRIDVDEVAGEDAPTLRVRAFSLLGGLRVASSRPYDRFRAARESRREALADARAQRGVALGEGRAQRRSALADARADRRDALRDARQARRDARRARRGGR; encoded by the coding sequence ATGAGCGACCAGCAACCCGAACCCCACCCGTCCGAGCCGGCGGGACCTGCCCACCCGGTGGCCGGCGGCGCCGACATCCTGGCCTCCGACGCCGAGCGGGAGGCGGTCGTGTCCCGGCTCAACGCCGCGTGCGGTGAGGGGCGGCTGACCCTGGAGGAGTTCAGCGACCGGCTGGAACGCTCCTACACCGCACGCACCCGCGGAGAGCTCGAACCTCTCCTCCGCGACCTGCCCTCGGCCGGCACGGAGGAAGCCACCGACCCCGCCGTACGCCGCGCCGCTGGTCGCGGTCGCACCGACTGGCACGTGACGCCGCTGGGTGGGCTGCGCCGGGGTGGCCGGTGGCGAATGCGCGACCACCTGGTGTCGGTGACGTTGATCGGCGGTGTCGACCTGGATCTGCGCGAGGCCCAGCTTGACGCGCCGGAGGTCATTCTGACCTCGGTGTCGGTCATCGGGGGCGTCAGCCTCACCGTCCCGCCCGGGGTCTCGGTGGTCACCGAGGGGTTCAGCCTGCTCGGCGGCCGGCGCATCGACGTCGACGAGGTGGCCGGTGAGGACGCGCCGACGCTGCGGGTGCGCGCGTTCTCCCTGCTCGGTGGTCTGCGGGTGGCGAGCTCCCGGCCGTACGACAGGTTCCGGGCCGCCCGGGAGAGCAGACGCGAGGCCCTCGCCGATGCCCGGGCCCAGCGTGGCGTGGCCCTCGGCGAAGGCCGGGCCCAGCGCAGATCCGCGCTGGCCGACGCCCGGGCCGATCGCCGGGACGCCCTGCGCGATGCTCGGCAGGCCCGTCGGGACGCCAGGCGCGCTCGCCGGGGCGGCCGGTAG
- a CDS encoding sulfatase-like hydrolase/transferase, which translates to MPDARPDRTPAARPNVVVVFTDQQRWDTTGVHGNPLDLTPNFDAMARAGTHVVQACTPQPVCAPARAAIQTGAYPTTTGVFRNGRTLPADVPTLAGCFAGAGYSTGYIGKWHLADEEPVPPGKRGGYQSWLGANVLEFVSDAYRTVMFDEDGEPVMLPGYRSDAVFDAAIRFVADQTGPDGSGVRQPFFLFVSLIEPHHQNEVDTYPAPEGYAERYQGRWLPPDLATLSAQGGTAHQHLGGYCGQIRRVDEGLGRLVDALRSLDLLDDTILAFTSDHGSHFKTRNGEYKRSCHDASIRVPLALRGPGFDSGGALNRPVSTIDLPPTLLDAAGVDVPKQMQGRSFLPLVRNPGADFPEEVFVQVSESEVGRAIRTSRWKYYVVDPEAHPWNDPAGKRYVETALYDLASDPYELRNLAGLTSHREISDELRRRLAARMVAAGEAAPDIVPAPEVPAGPQRRVDPAAHSGRWTPVRFGHQRAGSGSGPRTHGGVTDAQP; encoded by the coding sequence ATGCCCGACGCCAGGCCCGACCGCACCCCTGCCGCCAGGCCCAACGTGGTGGTCGTCTTCACCGACCAGCAGCGCTGGGACACCACCGGGGTGCACGGCAACCCGCTGGACCTCACCCCGAACTTCGACGCGATGGCGCGTGCCGGGACCCACGTGGTCCAGGCGTGTACGCCGCAGCCGGTGTGCGCGCCGGCACGGGCGGCGATCCAGACGGGCGCCTACCCCACCACCACGGGCGTGTTCCGCAACGGCCGCACTCTTCCGGCAGACGTGCCCACGCTGGCCGGGTGCTTCGCCGGCGCGGGATACTCCACCGGCTACATCGGAAAGTGGCACCTCGCCGACGAGGAGCCGGTGCCGCCGGGTAAGCGCGGTGGCTACCAGAGCTGGCTCGGTGCGAACGTGCTGGAGTTCGTCTCCGACGCCTACCGCACGGTGATGTTCGACGAGGACGGCGAGCCGGTGATGCTGCCGGGTTACCGCTCGGACGCGGTCTTCGACGCGGCGATCCGGTTCGTCGCCGACCAGACCGGCCCGGACGGCTCCGGCGTACGACAGCCGTTCTTTCTCTTCGTCTCGCTGATCGAGCCCCACCACCAGAACGAGGTGGACACCTATCCGGCACCCGAGGGCTACGCCGAGCGCTACCAGGGCCGCTGGCTCCCGCCGGACCTCGCCACGCTGTCGGCACAGGGCGGTACGGCACACCAGCACCTCGGTGGCTACTGCGGGCAGATCCGCCGGGTCGACGAGGGACTGGGCCGACTGGTCGACGCGCTGCGCAGCCTGGACCTGCTCGACGACACGATCCTCGCCTTCACCTCCGACCACGGCAGCCACTTCAAGACCCGCAACGGGGAGTACAAGCGCTCCTGCCACGACGCCTCGATCCGGGTGCCGCTCGCCCTGCGAGGCCCGGGCTTCGACTCCGGCGGTGCGCTGAACCGGCCGGTGAGCACGATCGACCTGCCACCGACCCTGCTCGACGCGGCCGGCGTGGACGTGCCCAAGCAGATGCAGGGCCGGTCGTTCCTGCCGCTCGTCCGCAATCCCGGCGCGGACTTTCCAGAGGAGGTGTTCGTGCAGGTCAGCGAGTCGGAGGTGGGCCGCGCGATCCGGACGTCCCGGTGGAAGTACTACGTCGTCGACCCCGAGGCGCACCCCTGGAACGACCCGGCGGGCAAGCGGTATGTGGAGACGGCGCTGTACGACCTGGCCAGCGACCCGTACGAACTCCGCAACCTGGCCGGACTGACCTCCCACCGCGAGATCTCCGACGAGTTGCGGCGACGCCTGGCCGCCCGGATGGTGGCGGCCGGTGAGGCTGCCCCAGACATCGTGCCCGCACCAGAGGTGCCCGCCGGGCCGCAACGCCGGGTCGACCCCGCCGCGCACTCCGGTCGGTGGACGCCGGTGCGGTTCGGGCACCAGCGGGCCGGGTCCGGATCGGGTCCCAGGACGCACGGCGGGGTCACCGACGCGCAGCCGTGA
- a CDS encoding DinB family protein: protein MTSPTSPPPASSTAPSTSNSMKAHLLDLSDFAWQRLHHRLGELTDKEYLWEPVAGAWTVRPTGDGGHAADGSATPPEPAPFTTLAWRIAHLTEVLGAERTATWLGLPVGPDEEPDPPQGTAAAGVASLERAHAIWRRRLAAVTDEALARPMGELAGPYAESDGAAFALHILDELIHHGAEIGVVRDLYRHQRPRDPFAGS from the coding sequence ATGACCAGCCCCACGAGTCCCCCGCCCGCCTCCTCGACCGCCCCTTCGACGAGCAACTCGATGAAGGCGCACCTGCTCGACCTCTCCGACTTCGCCTGGCAGCGACTCCACCACCGGCTCGGCGAACTCACCGACAAGGAATACCTCTGGGAGCCGGTCGCCGGCGCCTGGACGGTCCGGCCGACCGGGGACGGCGGCCACGCCGCCGACGGCTCGGCCACGCCGCCGGAGCCGGCGCCGTTCACCACCCTGGCCTGGCGGATCGCCCACCTGACCGAGGTCCTCGGCGCCGAGCGGACCGCCACCTGGCTAGGACTGCCGGTCGGCCCGGACGAGGAGCCGGACCCGCCACAGGGCACCGCCGCCGCGGGGGTCGCCTCCCTGGAGCGTGCGCACGCGATCTGGCGCCGCCGGCTCGCCGCGGTCACCGACGAGGCGCTGGCCCGGCCAATGGGCGAGCTCGCCGGCCCGTACGCCGAGTCCGACGGCGCGGCCTTCGCGCTGCACATCCTGGACGAGCTGATCCACCACGGCGCGGAGATCGGGGTCGTCCGCGACCTCTACCGACACCAGCGTCCGCGGGATCCGTTCGCCGGCTCGTGA
- a CDS encoding DUF2461 family protein — MGRPANQTANQTANPSGERRCTGWPEEAFDVLLRLDGDPTLAERERHRRDRERLVRKPMIALLQDVADADEAYEDFHVWGFAKMLWPWQRQAGMVRVAPNVELGVSFDLDGLAVQCSWWYAPGEQVERYRASVAGDAGAELAEIVEGLAGDGYEIGGDLLKRMPRGYAPDHPRAKLLRHRTLTAARPVGGEAWLHTPEVVDRVLAEFAALRPLTSWFAENAGPELSATGASVRS; from the coding sequence GTGGGACGACCTGCGAACCAGACCGCGAACCAGACCGCGAACCCAAGCGGCGAACGTCGCTGCACCGGCTGGCCGGAGGAGGCCTTCGACGTGCTGCTGCGGCTGGACGGCGACCCGACCCTGGCCGAACGCGAACGACATCGTCGCGACCGCGAGCGCCTGGTCCGCAAGCCGATGATCGCGCTGCTGCAGGACGTCGCCGACGCCGACGAGGCCTACGAGGACTTCCACGTCTGGGGCTTCGCCAAGATGCTGTGGCCATGGCAGCGGCAGGCCGGCATGGTCCGGGTCGCGCCCAACGTCGAACTGGGGGTTTCGTTCGACCTCGACGGGCTGGCCGTTCAGTGCTCGTGGTGGTACGCGCCGGGCGAGCAGGTCGAGCGCTACCGCGCCTCGGTCGCCGGTGACGCCGGCGCGGAGCTGGCGGAGATCGTCGAGGGGCTGGCCGGGGACGGGTACGAGATCGGCGGTGACCTGCTGAAGCGGATGCCGCGTGGTTACGCGCCCGACCATCCTCGGGCGAAGTTGCTTCGGCACCGCACGCTGACCGCCGCCCGTCCCGTCGGCGGCGAGGCCTGGTTGCACACGCCGGAGGTGGTCGACCGGGTTCTCGCGGAGTTCGCCGCGCTCCGCCCGCTGACGTCGTGGTTCGCCGAGAATGCCGGACCGGAGCTGTCCGCCACCGGGGCTAGCGTGCGTTCATGA
- a CDS encoding helix-turn-helix transcriptional regulator codes for MDVMDTAARLLRLLSLLQARTHWPGEELSERLGVTPRTVRRDVTRLRSLGYPVQAELGTHGGYRLGASGRLPPLLLDDDEAVAIAVGLGVAATTAVSGVADGAVAALAKLDQVLPVRLRERVSAVRASTVQLPGPELPRVDADVLVVLATGCRRTEGVRFGYLDHQGRAGERSVEPYRIVHTGRRWYLVARDRDRADWRTFRVDRVREPVLTGRHHEHTDPPDAVAMVSEGTNLAPWSIQARLRVPFGLAEARRRFPPSVGVLEPDGEPDEHNAPSAILRVAANDLGPLVSFVAGLDCEVDVLAPEELRVAVRDHGARLAARHGRPPPA; via the coding sequence ATGGATGTGATGGACACCGCCGCGCGCCTACTCCGGCTGCTCTCCCTCCTCCAGGCCCGCACGCACTGGCCTGGCGAGGAGCTGTCCGAACGCCTCGGTGTCACCCCGCGTACTGTCCGTCGTGACGTCACCCGGCTGCGCTCCCTCGGCTACCCCGTTCAGGCCGAACTCGGTACGCACGGCGGCTACCGGCTCGGCGCCTCGGGCCGGCTGCCTCCGTTGCTGCTGGACGACGACGAGGCGGTGGCCATCGCGGTCGGGCTCGGCGTCGCCGCGACCACCGCGGTGTCCGGTGTGGCAGACGGCGCGGTCGCCGCACTCGCGAAGCTGGACCAGGTGCTGCCGGTCCGGCTGCGGGAACGCGTGAGCGCCGTACGGGCGAGCACCGTGCAACTGCCCGGGCCGGAACTCCCCCGGGTGGACGCCGACGTCCTGGTCGTCCTGGCCACCGGCTGCCGGCGTACGGAGGGAGTGCGGTTCGGTTATCTCGACCACCAGGGGCGGGCCGGCGAGCGGTCGGTCGAGCCGTACCGCATCGTGCACACCGGCCGCCGGTGGTACCTCGTGGCCCGGGACCGGGACCGCGCCGACTGGCGTACTTTCCGGGTCGACCGGGTGCGGGAGCCGGTGCTGACCGGCCGGCACCACGAACACACCGACCCGCCGGACGCGGTCGCCATGGTGTCGGAAGGGACCAACCTCGCACCGTGGTCGATCCAGGCCCGGCTCCGGGTCCCGTTCGGCCTGGCGGAGGCCCGCCGGCGGTTCCCGCCCAGCGTCGGCGTGCTGGAACCCGACGGCGAGCCGGACGAGCACAATGCACCGTCCGCGATCCTGCGGGTGGCCGCCAACGACCTGGGCCCGCTGGTGTCGTTCGTCGCGGGGCTGGACTGCGAGGTCGACGTGCTCGCACCGGAGGAGTTGCGGGTCGCCGTCCGCGACCACGGCGCCCGCCTGGCCGCACGCCACGGCCGGCCACCGCCCGCATGA
- a CDS encoding glutamate--tRNA ligase, with protein sequence MLDRAEIDALFPADLPEPAYWEQQYPPRQLPEGAKVTRVGPSPTGSAHLGLLYVAIIDRSVADESGGRYIFRIEDTDQAREVPGALEQFDRAFAYFAVKPDEAEDLPGDYGPYRQSRRSHIYLSYVRELLRQDKAYLCFATKEELAQITATQQKTKLPTGYYGRWAIWRDAEPDAVRAKLAEGAPYVVRFRAPARPGARTRFTDAIRGELSHESNRNDVVILKTSAQEPRLPTYHFAHAVDDHLMRVNLVIRADEWISSVPLHLQLFEALGFEAPEYAHIAPLNKQDGGSKRKLSKRKDPEASVDFFLEVGYPAPATQYYLRGLANGRLADLPMAEALAAPIRLADCGVAGPLVDVVKLSDISADYIATLSGEEILGQLSAWAQTYDPELVDVVARDRDLALRALAVEREGVDNPRKDLRRWSDFRPVYGFFFPALFPLVSDPGDERLGGLDPAIVRTLAAEFADGYQELDDPQEWFAQIRDLAARHGFAKNAKEYKRDPDAFPGSIREAAQVIRVALTGSTRSPDLFSVARALGAPEVLRRVRALTGDQA encoded by the coding sequence ATGCTCGACCGCGCCGAAATCGACGCCCTCTTCCCGGCGGACCTGCCCGAGCCGGCGTACTGGGAACAGCAGTACCCGCCCCGGCAGCTGCCCGAGGGCGCGAAGGTGACGCGGGTCGGTCCCTCGCCCACGGGGTCGGCCCACCTGGGGCTCCTCTACGTCGCGATCATCGACCGGTCCGTCGCCGACGAGTCCGGTGGCCGCTACATCTTCCGGATCGAGGACACCGACCAGGCGCGGGAAGTCCCCGGCGCGCTGGAGCAGTTCGACCGGGCCTTCGCCTACTTCGCGGTGAAGCCGGACGAGGCCGAGGACCTGCCCGGCGACTACGGCCCCTACCGCCAGTCCCGGCGTTCGCACATCTACCTCAGCTACGTCCGCGAGCTGCTGCGCCAGGACAAGGCGTACCTCTGCTTCGCCACCAAGGAGGAGCTGGCGCAGATCACCGCGACGCAGCAGAAGACGAAGCTGCCGACCGGCTACTACGGGCGGTGGGCGATCTGGCGGGACGCCGAGCCCGACGCCGTGCGGGCCAAGCTCGCCGAGGGTGCACCGTACGTCGTCCGCTTCCGCGCGCCCGCACGTCCCGGCGCACGGACGAGGTTCACCGACGCCATCCGGGGCGAGCTCTCCCACGAGTCCAACCGCAACGACGTGGTGATCCTGAAGACCTCCGCGCAGGAGCCGCGACTGCCGACGTACCACTTCGCGCACGCTGTGGACGACCACCTGATGCGGGTCAACCTGGTGATCCGCGCCGACGAGTGGATCTCGTCGGTGCCACTGCACCTGCAGCTGTTCGAGGCGCTGGGCTTCGAGGCGCCGGAGTACGCCCACATCGCGCCGCTGAACAAGCAGGACGGCGGCAGCAAGCGCAAGCTGTCCAAGCGCAAGGACCCCGAGGCCTCGGTTGACTTCTTCCTGGAGGTGGGCTACCCCGCGCCGGCCACGCAGTACTACCTGCGCGGCCTGGCCAACGGCCGGCTCGCCGACCTGCCGATGGCGGAGGCACTGGCGGCACCGATCCGGCTGGCCGACTGCGGCGTGGCCGGTCCCCTTGTCGACGTGGTGAAGCTGTCCGACATCAGCGCCGACTACATCGCCACCCTGTCCGGTGAGGAGATCCTCGGCCAGCTCTCCGCATGGGCGCAGACCTACGACCCCGAGCTGGTGGACGTCGTGGCGCGGGACCGCGACCTCGCGCTACGCGCGCTGGCCGTCGAACGCGAAGGGGTGGACAACCCCCGCAAGGACCTGCGGCGCTGGTCGGACTTCCGGCCGGTGTACGGCTTCTTCTTCCCGGCGCTGTTCCCCCTGGTGTCCGACCCGGGCGACGAGCGCCTGGGCGGGCTGGACCCGGCGATCGTCCGCACGCTGGCAGCCGAGTTCGCCGACGGGTACCAGGAGCTGGACGACCCGCAGGAGTGGTTCGCGCAGATCCGCGACCTCGCCGCCCGGCACGGCTTCGCCAAGAACGCCAAGGAGTACAAGCGCGACCCGGACGCGTTCCCCGGCTCCATCCGGGAGGCCGCCCAGGTGATCCGGGTGGCGCTCACCGGCTCCACCCGCAGCCCCGACCTGTTCTCGGTCGCCCGGGCACTGGGTGCGCCGGAGGTGCTGCGGCGGGTGCGCGCGCTGACCGGCGACCAGGCGTAG
- a CDS encoding Nramp family divalent metal transporter, whose amino-acid sequence MRSGAALLGPAMVAAVAYVDPGNVATNVTAGAEYGYLLVWVIVAANLMAGLVQYLSAKVGLVTGRSLPALVADELSRRARLAYWLQAELVAVATDLAEVVGGAIALALLFDLPLLAGGLVTGTVSMAVLAVHDRLGRRPFERVIVAFLLVVTVGFLAGLVVAPPTPGEVAAGLVPGFAGLDSVLLATAMLGATLMPHAVYLHSGLAADGPAARRLAAWTSAGRHPAGVRAGVATAARVRRRAGRVVRRYLAVTRIDVLVAMVLAGTVNLGLLLAAATALRGVPGTDRLEGAYTAIADQLGGGLAVVFAVGLLASGLASTSVGCYAGAMIMAGLLRRRIPLLVRRLVTLAPALLLLGGGVDPTRALVLSQVVLSFGVPFAVVPLVILTARRSLMGEATNHPLTTAAAVVVATVVTALNLGLVALTLTGAG is encoded by the coding sequence ATGCGCTCGGGGGCGGCCCTGCTCGGTCCGGCCATGGTCGCCGCCGTCGCCTACGTCGATCCCGGCAACGTCGCCACCAACGTCACCGCCGGCGCGGAGTACGGCTACCTGCTGGTCTGGGTGATCGTCGCCGCCAACCTGATGGCCGGTCTGGTGCAGTACCTCTCCGCCAAGGTGGGGCTGGTCACCGGGCGTTCCCTGCCGGCCCTGGTCGCGGACGAGCTGTCCCGGCGGGCCCGGTTGGCGTACTGGCTGCAGGCGGAGCTGGTCGCGGTCGCCACCGACCTTGCCGAGGTGGTGGGCGGGGCGATCGCGCTGGCGTTGTTGTTCGACCTGCCGCTGCTGGCCGGCGGGCTGGTCACCGGCACGGTGTCGATGGCGGTGCTGGCCGTGCACGACCGGCTCGGCCGGCGACCGTTCGAACGCGTCATCGTCGCGTTCCTGCTGGTCGTGACGGTCGGGTTCCTGGCCGGCCTGGTGGTGGCTCCGCCGACGCCGGGTGAGGTCGCGGCCGGCCTGGTGCCGGGGTTCGCCGGGCTGGACAGCGTGCTGCTGGCCACCGCGATGCTCGGCGCGACCCTGATGCCGCATGCGGTGTACCTGCACTCCGGCCTGGCCGCCGACGGCCCGGCCGCGCGAAGACTCGCTGCCTGGACCTCCGCCGGGCGGCACCCGGCCGGGGTTCGGGCGGGGGTCGCGACCGCTGCCCGGGTGCGCCGCCGCGCGGGCCGGGTGGTCCGGCGCTACCTCGCCGTCACCCGGATCGACGTGCTGGTGGCGATGGTGCTGGCCGGCACCGTCAACCTCGGGTTGCTGCTGGCCGCCGCCACCGCCCTACGGGGTGTGCCGGGCACAGACCGGCTGGAAGGTGCGTACACCGCGATCGCCGACCAGCTCGGCGGCGGTCTGGCGGTGGTCTTCGCAGTGGGGTTGCTCGCCTCCGGGCTGGCGTCCACCTCGGTCGGCTGCTATGCGGGCGCGATGATCATGGCGGGGCTGCTGCGCCGGCGGATCCCGCTGCTGGTCCGGCGGCTGGTGACGCTGGCGCCGGCCCTGCTGCTGCTCGGGGGCGGGGTCGACCCGACCCGGGCGCTGGTGCTGTCGCAGGTGGTGCTGTCGTTCGGGGTGCCGTTCGCGGTGGTGCCGCTGGTGATTCTCACCGCCCGGCGGAGCCTGATGGGCGAGGCCACCAACCACCCGCTCACCACGGCGGCCGCGGTGGTCGTCGCCACCGTGGTGACCGCGCTGAACCTCGGGCTGGTGGCGCTCACCCTCACCGGGGCCGGCTGA
- the ndk gene encoding nucleoside-diphosphate kinase yields the protein MSERTLVLIKPDAVRRGLVGEILSRYERKGLSLVTLELRTIDGAMADAHYAEHVEKAFYPPLRDFVTSGPMVAAVLEGDQAVEVVRLLNGATDARKAAAGTIRGDLALSNRENLVHGSDSAESAAREIDLWFPKLG from the coding sequence GTGTCCGAGCGCACCCTGGTCCTGATCAAGCCCGACGCCGTACGCCGTGGCCTGGTCGGCGAGATCCTGAGCCGCTACGAACGCAAGGGGCTCTCCCTGGTCACGCTCGAACTCCGCACCATCGACGGTGCGATGGCCGACGCCCACTACGCCGAGCACGTGGAGAAGGCCTTCTACCCACCGCTGCGCGACTTCGTGACCAGCGGTCCGATGGTCGCGGCGGTGCTGGAGGGTGACCAGGCGGTCGAGGTCGTCCGGTTGCTCAACGGCGCGACCGACGCGCGGAAGGCGGCTGCCGGGACCATCCGCGGTGACCTCGCGCTGTCCAACCGGGAGAACCTCGTGCACGGCTCGGACTCGGCCGAGTCGGCCGCCCGCGAGATCGACCTCTGGTTCCCGAAGCTCGGCTAG